Proteins encoded together in one Cyanobium sp. WAJ14-Wanaka window:
- a CDS encoding cAMP phosphodiesterase, giving the protein MGAPESLALISLLRRCRPHLAASLLAVPLLALPLLGLPLLMFQAPAQAAPGQAEVAGAPATEADMNLYTRIAAVNVCIARGAGVEFDKAVGIAGETIAQLILGQHGGSIAQVGPSPLTIDQLRKGSINSAVLGAVEICPKEVPADVIAKVQAALKAQQGGTKAPAPKTPPTKK; this is encoded by the coding sequence ATGGGGGCACCCGAATCCCTTGCCTTGATCTCCCTGCTGCGTCGCTGCCGGCCCCATTTGGCCGCTTCCCTGCTGGCGGTCCCGCTTCTGGCCCTTCCCCTACTGGGGCTGCCCCTTTTGATGTTCCAGGCCCCCGCGCAGGCGGCCCCCGGCCAGGCTGAGGTTGCTGGGGCACCGGCCACCGAGGCGGATATGAATCTCTATACCCGTATTGCGGCAGTGAATGTATGCATCGCCCGCGGGGCCGGGGTGGAGTTTGACAAGGCGGTGGGCATTGCCGGTGAAACCATTGCCCAGCTGATTTTGGGCCAGCACGGCGGCTCGATTGCCCAGGTGGGCCCCAGCCCCCTAACCATTGATCAGTTGCGCAAGGGCTCGATCAATTCGGCGGTTTTGGGGGCGGTGGAGATTTGCCCCAAGGAGGTGCCAGCCGATGTAATTGCCAAGGTGCAGGCGGCCCTCAAGGCCCAACAAGGGGGAACCAAGGCCCCAGCACCTAAGACCCCACCCACCAAAAAGTAA
- the pepN gene encoding aminopeptidase N, producing MAPVRLADYRQAPFLLERTDLTVQLFEAQTLVQAELALLPNPLGLRAPLQLQGVGLELLELAIDGQALVSSAYQLDANQLTLVDPPDRPFVLQSKLRIHPENNSTLEGLYVSGGLFTTQCEAEGFRRITFHPDRPDLLSRFRVRIEADLASCPVLLSNGNCIETGELAPDPASGAGRHYAIWDDPFPKPSYLFALVAGQLEEVRSSFTTASGRNVALRIHVEPGDAPLTTHAMASLKRSMAWDEQRYGLEYDLDEFNIVAVRHFNMGAMENKSLNIFNSKLVLADAETATDDELERVESVIAHEYFHNWTGNRITCRDWFQLSLKEGLTVFRDQCFTADLHGAAINRIENVSMLRNTQFREDAGPTAHPVQPDAYQAIDNFYTTTIYEKGSEVIRMLHTLLGEELFMKGMALYVQRHDGTAATCTEFVQAMEDACTSEPNFDFSQFRRWYHQAGTPELKVHRHWDGEQGVLELHLQQHTPASAGQPDKQPVVIPLVLGLVGQGGRPLPVALAGETAAEARAAVLPHHWGEGSRLLVVDQADQRLRLEGLPRQDQPPALSLLRQFSAPIKLVMGRTPGELVHLLSCDSDPVSRWDAGQLLLRQAVFARAQGHPDGLLEEELIDAFGHILADSSLSEASRSVLLSLPGMAELEDVATAHGQAPDPPALFAALGAFQKCFGEALAVPLLDALERCKSEWSLAWPAGNGDRRLTGLIWLWRSATGDGAVRQAALAAVDGPSMTLARAGLRALQGHDCPERAQAMAAFYARWEHRPVILDAWFGLEAAAPFADGLERVSALLDHPRFDPFAPNSIRAVLGGLAGNAPVFHAADGSGYRFMAGQIALLDQRNPITASRMAKVLSSWQSYGEGRGTRMREALEQLAAAPLSANTLEVVAQCLPA from the coding sequence ATGGCCCCAGTGCGCCTAGCTGATTACCGCCAGGCGCCATTTCTGCTCGAGCGAACGGACCTAACGGTCCAGCTGTTTGAGGCGCAAACCCTGGTGCAGGCCGAGCTGGCCCTGCTGCCCAATCCCCTGGGACTGCGGGCGCCCCTGCAGCTGCAGGGGGTGGGTCTGGAGCTGCTGGAGCTGGCCATAGATGGCCAAGCCCTGGTCAGCAGCGCCTATCAACTGGATGCCAATCAGCTGACCCTGGTGGATCCTCCGGATCGACCCTTTGTGCTGCAAAGCAAGCTGCGGATCCATCCGGAAAACAACAGCACCCTGGAGGGCTTGTACGTAAGCGGCGGCCTATTCACCACCCAGTGCGAGGCGGAGGGCTTTCGCCGGATCACCTTCCATCCGGATCGCCCCGATCTACTCAGCCGTTTCCGGGTGCGGATTGAGGCCGACCTGGCCAGCTGCCCGGTGCTGCTTTCCAACGGCAACTGCATCGAAACCGGCGAACTGGCTCCCGATCCGGCCAGCGGCGCAGGGCGCCACTACGCCATCTGGGACGACCCCTTCCCCAAGCCCTCCTATCTATTTGCCCTGGTGGCGGGCCAGCTGGAGGAGGTGCGCAGCAGCTTCACAACGGCGAGTGGTCGAAATGTGGCCCTGCGGATCCACGTCGAGCCCGGCGATGCACCGCTCACCACCCATGCGATGGCATCCCTGAAGCGCTCGATGGCTTGGGATGAGCAGCGTTATGGCCTGGAGTACGACCTAGATGAATTCAATATTGTTGCCGTGCGCCATTTCAACATGGGTGCGATGGAAAACAAGAGCCTAAATATCTTTAATTCAAAGCTGGTTCTGGCGGATGCTGAGACAGCCACAGACGATGAGCTTGAGCGGGTTGAAAGTGTTATCGCCCACGAGTATTTTCACAATTGGACTGGAAATCGAATCACCTGCAGGGATTGGTTTCAGCTTTCCCTAAAGGAAGGGCTAACGGTTTTTCGCGACCAATGTTTCACCGCCGACCTGCATGGCGCAGCCATCAATCGCATTGAGAATGTTTCGATGCTGCGCAATACCCAATTCCGTGAGGATGCGGGTCCCACGGCCCACCCCGTGCAGCCCGATGCCTATCAGGCGATAGACAACTTTTACACCACCACCATCTATGAAAAGGGTTCGGAAGTAATCCGAATGCTCCATACCTTGCTCGGCGAAGAGCTATTCATGAAAGGTATGGCGCTCTATGTGCAACGCCATGACGGTACGGCCGCCACCTGCACCGAGTTTGTGCAGGCCATGGAAGATGCCTGCACCTCGGAGCCTAATTTTGATTTCTCCCAGTTCCGCCGCTGGTATCACCAGGCCGGCACCCCTGAGCTGAAGGTTCACCGCCACTGGGATGGGGAGCAGGGGGTGCTGGAGCTCCACCTGCAGCAGCACACGCCCGCCAGCGCAGGTCAACCAGACAAGCAGCCAGTTGTTATTCCCCTGGTCTTGGGCTTGGTGGGTCAGGGGGGTAGGCCCTTGCCGGTGGCCTTAGCCGGCGAAACCGCTGCAGAGGCCCGGGCTGCGGTGCTGCCCCACCATTGGGGGGAGGGCAGTCGGCTGCTGGTGGTGGATCAGGCCGACCAGCGCCTGCGCCTGGAGGGGCTGCCGCGCCAGGACCAGCCCCCGGCCCTGTCGTTGCTGCGCCAATTTTCGGCCCCGATCAAGTTGGTGATGGGTCGGACCCCAGGTGAGTTGGTCCACCTGTTGTCGTGCGATAGCGATCCGGTTTCCCGTTGGGATGCGGGCCAGCTGCTGCTGCGCCAGGCCGTTTTTGCCCGGGCCCAGGGCCACCCGGATGGCCTGCTGGAGGAGGAACTCATCGATGCCTTTGGCCATATCCTGGCCGACTCCAGCCTTTCCGAGGCCAGCCGCAGCGTCTTGCTCAGCCTCCCAGGCATGGCGGAGCTCGAGGATGTGGCAACGGCCCATGGCCAGGCCCCCGATCCCCCGGCCCTGTTTGCGGCACTGGGGGCCTTTCAAAAGTGCTTTGGCGAAGCCCTGGCCGTGCCCCTTTTGGATGCCCTGGAACGGTGTAAGTCCGAGTGGTCCCTGGCCTGGCCGGCGGGCAATGGCGACCGCAGGCTCACCGGCCTGATCTGGCTATGGCGATCTGCCACGGGCGATGGGGCCGTGCGCCAAGCAGCCTTGGCCGCCGTGGATGGGCCCTCGATGACCCTGGCCCGCGCTGGCTTACGGGCTTTGCAGGGCCATGACTGCCCCGAGCGAGCCCAGGCCATGGCGGCTTTCTATGCCCGCTGGGAACATCGGCCTGTAATTTTGGATGCCTGGTTTGGTCTGGAGGCGGCGGCCCCCTTTGCCGATGGCCTGGAGCGGGTCAGTGCCTTGCTCGATCACCCGCGCTTTGATCCTTTTGCCCCCAATTCAATTAGGGCCGTACTGGGTGGTCTGGCGGGCAACGCACCGGTCTTCCATGCTGCCGATGGTTCGGGCTATCGCTTTATGGCTGGCCAAATTGCCCTGCTTGACCAGCGCAACCCGATCACGGCCTCCCGCATGGCCAAGGTGTTGAGTAGTTGGCAGAGCTATGGAGAAGGGCGGGGCACCCGCATGCGTGAAGCCCTGGAACAGCTGGCCGCGGCACCACTTTCAGCCAATACCCTGGAGGTGGTGGCCCAGTGCCTGCCGGCCTAA
- a CDS encoding glycoside hydrolase family 10 protein encodes MPQRVVLPRFLLALALLPLTALHQLAAGAQPRRIGVWLTNSPSPLYYERSRIDRAVEQLDVAGFNTLYPNVWSRGNTFHNSAYAPMEPALAKAHGQENAYGHGNANTNGHLDPICRMTSQAHRRGMQVIPWLEYGLMEPADAAVVQQNPEWVLQAADGSTSMAMHGKQMAWLNPAHPGVRQRFIGLVREIVERCNVDGIQLDDHFAWPVGLGYDPYTRQLYRNATGAEPPANASDRAWMTWRRHQLTDLLRELRQVLKTKGNRKAFVSLSPGPFRFAYNHWLQDWELWALGGLIDELVVQNYAYSVAGFAKDLQQPALLKAKGWSIPVEIGILAGFGGRTSTMDDLSQRVQIAFSQGYGVIYFYWEGLWGKHAGQEGPELRRQAFQQIHQAISTNRPPSPPVLPALPW; translated from the coding sequence GTGCCCCAACGGGTTGTGCTGCCAAGGTTCCTGCTAGCGCTGGCCCTACTGCCGCTGACAGCTCTGCATCAGCTGGCAGCTGGGGCCCAACCACGACGCATTGGCGTCTGGCTAACCAACAGCCCGAGCCCCCTCTATTACGAGCGCAGTCGCATTGACCGCGCCGTTGAACAACTGGATGTCGCCGGCTTCAACACCCTCTACCCAAATGTGTGGAGTCGGGGCAACACGTTTCACAATTCGGCCTATGCCCCGATGGAGCCGGCCCTAGCCAAGGCCCATGGCCAGGAAAACGCCTATGGCCATGGAAACGCCAATACAAATGGGCACCTTGATCCGATTTGTCGGATGACCTCCCAAGCCCATCGACGCGGCATGCAGGTGATCCCCTGGCTCGAGTACGGCCTAATGGAACCGGCCGATGCCGCGGTAGTCCAGCAAAACCCCGAGTGGGTGCTCCAGGCCGCCGATGGTTCCACCTCGATGGCCATGCACGGCAAACAAATGGCCTGGCTAAATCCAGCCCACCCCGGCGTCAGGCAACGGTTCATTGGCCTGGTCAGGGAGATCGTGGAACGCTGCAACGTCGATGGCATCCAGCTCGATGACCACTTCGCCTGGCCGGTGGGCTTGGGCTACGACCCCTACACCCGCCAGCTCTATCGCAACGCCACAGGGGCCGAACCCCCGGCCAATGCCAGTGACCGGGCCTGGATGACCTGGAGGCGCCACCAACTGACCGACCTGCTGCGGGAGCTGCGGCAGGTGCTCAAGACCAAGGGAAATCGCAAGGCCTTTGTCAGCCTTTCACCGGGCCCCTTCCGTTTTGCCTACAACCACTGGCTCCAGGACTGGGAGCTCTGGGCCCTGGGGGGCCTGATCGATGAACTGGTCGTCCAGAACTACGCCTACTCAGTAGCTGGTTTTGCCAAGGACCTGCAGCAGCCGGCCCTGCTGAAGGCGAAGGGCTGGTCGATACCGGTGGAAATCGGGATCTTGGCCGGCTTTGGTGGTCGCACCAGCACCATGGATGACCTCAGCCAGCGGGTCCAAATTGCCTTTTCCCAGGGCTATGGGGTGATTTATTTCTACTGGGAGGGCCTTTGGGGCAAACACGCCGGCCAGGAGGGTCCGGAGCTGCGCCGCCAGGCCTTCCAGCAGATTCATCAAGCCATCTCCACCAATCGCCCCCCCAGTCCGCCGGTCTTGCCAGCCCTGCCCTGGTGA
- a CDS encoding ribose-phosphate pyrophosphokinase gives MTSFLTADRVAIAGNQPQPEHDTRRLRLFSGTSNQALAREIGAYLGVPDGPRVIKRFADGELYIQIQESIRGCDVFLIQPTCAPVNDHLMELLIMVDACKRASARQVTAVVPYYGYARADRKTAGRESITAKLVANLLAKSGVDRVLAMDLHSAQIQGYFDIPCDHIYGSPVLVDYLNTRNLKELVVVSPDVGGVARARAFAKKLGDAPLAIIDKRRSAHNIAESLTVIGDVAGKTAVLIDDMIDTGGTICQGAKLLRKCGAARVLACATHAVFSPPAVERLSEPGLFEEVIVTNSIPLTEERRFPQLQVLSVANMLGEAIWRIHDESSVSSMFR, from the coding sequence GTGACCAGTTTCTTGACCGCTGATCGGGTGGCCATCGCTGGCAACCAACCCCAGCCTGAGCACGACACCAGGCGGTTGAGGCTGTTTAGCGGCACCTCCAACCAGGCCCTGGCCAGGGAAATAGGCGCCTACCTGGGCGTGCCAGATGGCCCCAGGGTGATCAAGCGCTTTGCCGATGGCGAGCTTTACATCCAAATTCAGGAATCGATCCGGGGCTGCGACGTCTTCCTGATCCAGCCCACCTGTGCTCCGGTGAACGACCACCTGATGGAGCTTTTGATCATGGTGGATGCCTGCAAACGGGCCTCGGCCCGCCAGGTCACCGCCGTGGTGCCCTATTACGGCTACGCCCGGGCCGACCGCAAAACCGCCGGGCGTGAATCGATCACCGCCAAGTTAGTGGCCAACCTGCTGGCCAAATCCGGGGTGGACCGGGTGCTGGCGATGGACCTCCATTCAGCCCAAATCCAGGGTTATTTCGACATCCCCTGCGACCACATCTACGGCTCGCCCGTGCTCGTCGACTACCTCAACACCCGCAACCTGAAGGAGCTTGTGGTGGTTTCCCCCGATGTCGGCGGTGTGGCCCGGGCCAGGGCCTTTGCAAAAAAACTGGGCGACGCCCCCCTGGCAATCATCGACAAGCGCCGCTCCGCCCACAACATTGCCGAGAGCCTGACGGTGATTGGCGATGTGGCAGGCAAAACCGCCGTGCTGATCGACGACATGATCGATACCGGCGGCACGATTTGCCAGGGCGCCAAGCTGTTGCGCAAGTGCGGCGCCGCCCGGGTGCTGGCCTGTGCCACCCATGCGGTTTTCTCACCGCCGGCGGTGGAGCGTCTCTCGGAGCCGGGCCTGTTTGAAGAAGTAATAGTCACCAACAGCATTCCCCTCACGGAAGAACGCCGTTTCCCCCAATTGCAGGTGCTCTCGGTAGCCAACATGCTCGGCGAAGCAATTTGGCGAATCCATGATGAGAGCTCGGTGAGCTCAATGTTCCGCTGA